The genomic DNA TCCTGGACATCACCGACGCCCTCGGCCGCCAGGGCCTGCCCCACGGCCCCCGGGTGGGGCTGCTCTCGAACACCGCGGCCCTCGGTGCCGCCCTGCGGGGCGCCGCCGACCAGGCCCGGCTCCAGATCGTCGCCGACAACCGCAGCGTGCCCCTGGCCCCTGACCCCCGCCTGATCCAGCGCGCCTTCACCTCGATGGCCGCACTCGGAGAGGTCGACCTGGTCATCGCCGGGATGCTCGATCCGCTCAGCGGCGACGCCCTCGAGGTGATCCGCCAGATGGCGACGGTCGCTCGCCACTCCGAAGTGGTCCTGTTGGTGTGCCTGATCACCGATGCCGACCGCTACGGCGCGGTGCAGCGGGCAGTCCGCACGGACCCGGACCTGCCCCCGGTCCACGCGACGCCCCACGCCGCCCTGCGTGCCGCAGCAGGCATGCTCGCGGCCACCCTGCGTCCCGCGGCCGACGACGAGGAGCCCGCCCATCGCGAGGACCTCGACCGCGCCGCCGCCCGCGACCTCGTCGACCGCCTGCTGCCGGATCCGGCGCCGCCGACGCTCGACCTCGCCGCGGAGGACGTGCGTGCCCTGCTGGCCGCCTACGGGATCCCGCTGCTGGAGGCGCACCCGATCCGGGACGGCGACGACGCGGTCTCGCGGGCGCAGGAGATCGGCTACCCGGTCGCCCTGAAGAGCACCGACCCGGTGCTGCGTCACCGCGCCGATCTCGGCGGCGTCCGTCTGTCCATCCCCGACGACGTCCAGCTGCGCCATGCGGTCGAGGCCATGGGGCGGGACCTGTCCTACTCGAGCGCGCCGCTCGAGGTCCAGGCGATGGCGCCGCCCGGGGTGCCCATGGTGGTGCGCAGCGTCGAGGACCCCTCACTGGGACCCGTGGTCTCGCTGTCCGTCGCCGGGGACGCGACCGATCTGCTCGACGACATCGCCTACGCCATCCCGCCGTTCAGCGAGACCGCGGCGGCAGGGCTGGTCGACGCGCCCGCCAGTGCCGTGAAGCTGCGGGGCACCCGCGGACTGCCCCGCGCCGACCGCACCGCGCTCGCCGACCTGGTGGTGCGCATCGGCCTGCTCGCGGAAGACCTGCCCGAGCTCTCCCGGCTCGAGCTCTACCCGGTGCTGGTGGGACAGGACGGGGTCAGCATGGTCGGGGCGACCGCGCAGCTGTCCCCGGCGCCCAACCGCACCGACGGGGCCCGGCGGGTGCTGTCGGGCCCGGCGGGAAGCTGAGCCGCCCGCGGGGAACGATCCCCACGTGGAACAATGGAGCGATGACCACCGCTCTCCCTGCTGATCTGCTCACGGAGCTCGAGACCGCCGGGTACTTCCCGCAGACCGCTGCCCAGTCCGTGCAGCGCTCCCTGCACGGCGCGCACCCGCTGGCACATCTCGTGCGCCCCGAGACCACCTTCGACGGCCCCGAGGTGCGCCGTCATCTCACCGTCCTGGTCCTGACCGCGACCCACCTGCTGGTCACCCACCTCGACGACGACCCGGCCGACGCCCTGAACCCCTCCCAGGTGGTCTCCACGACGGAGCGGGTGCGGCTGAACCGGATCTACTCCACCGGCATCTCCCA from Brachybacterium sacelli includes the following:
- a CDS encoding DUF5998 family protein yields the protein MTTALPADLLTELETAGYFPQTAAQSVQRSLHGAHPLAHLVRPETTFDGPEVRRHLTVLVLTATHLLVTHLDDDPADALNPSQVVSTTERVRLNRIYSTGISQVFDTDGQRAPGRESEITLGITWDGSRRVDLERAVCEDPNCQIDHGYTGTMAPADLALRVSALADGDDAVESALRFHAELVDAVDATDA